Genomic window (Estrella lausannensis):
CTCAACATCGGTTTTTTGTGTTAATTCTAGACGCATATACTCTAACCGTCCAACACAAAACTGAACACGATTTAAGCTTAAAGCCTCGTCTGAATATTTCTCTATGGTAGGAATTAATTCTTCTAGGTAGCACACGTTGTCAATTTTGGGTGTTTTAAATAAAGACTCACCGCTAAAAACAACGATACTATGGATAAACCTTGCCTCCACGAAGTCAAAAATACGTTGGATCTCTTTGACATGTTTGTAATTTTGATGGATTGGATTTTGAAATGTATATTTGTTTTTATAGATAATTTGAGCCCATACTTTTGATTTGGGATTGCCAAATATCCAACCTTTATAATGCTTGGTCTCGATTACAAATATTCCTTTTTTACTAACTAAAATATGATCAATCTGGGTAGTAGAGCCATCCTCTAAACGTAATGTAACACAGCTTAGAACGTGCGCAATATTATTTTTACAATACTCTTCTAAGGCGCGCCTAACCTGTGCCTCACCGCTATTTTGGACTCTCCATCTCCGATACGTCCCGATAGTATGCCCTATGATAAGACCTATAGCAGGCAGCATA
Coding sequences:
- a CDS encoding nuclease-related domain-containing protein, which codes for MFDNLSRENLNIICLCMLPAIGLIIGHTIGTYRRWRVQNSGEAQVRRALEEYCKNNIAHVLSCVTLRLEDGSTTQIDHILVSKKGIFVIETKHYKGWIFGNPKSKVWAQIIYKNKYTFQNPIHQNYKHVKEIQRIFDFVEARFIHSIVVFSGESLFKTPKIDNVCYLEELIPTIEKYSDEALSLNRVQFCVGRLEYMRLELTQKTDVEHQSYLAQKFGR